The genomic window TCCACATGGACTTGGATGGGTAAAGACCGTAATGCGAGTGGAACTCCTCACCGAAATTGCCGGTATTTTATTGATGTTCACGATCGGATTGGAGTTTTCTTTGCGTCAACTGCGTTCCTTGCAAAGAATTTTTCTTAGCCTTGGAGGGGGGCAGATGGGGATGACCATAGGAGTCAGTTTGCTTGTCCTTCGGTATGGATTTGATCTTTCCTGGCCCCAGTCATTTTTCTTTTCATCGATCATTGCTCTCAGTTCGACTGCTGTGGTTTTAAAACTATTAAAAGAGGGAAGAAATCTCGATTCTCCATTTGGACAGACATCGCTGGCAATCCTTCTCTTCCAAGATTTTTCTGTCATACCTCTGTTGCTGACTGTCCCGCTCTTAGCGGAGGGTGGCGGCGAGCATCTCATTCAATTTGATCCTCTCATGATCGGCATGTTTCTTTTGAAATCTATGGGGCTTATTTTGTTCATTGGAGTGTGTGCAAGATGGATCGTTCCTTTTGTGCTCGATCGAGTTGTTCGAACCCGTAGCAGCGAGGTATTTTTCTTTTCGGTCTTATTTATTTGCGGCGGAACGGCACTGTTGATTGAAAAAATAGGTCTCTCTCTTTCTCTTGGGGCTTTTTTTGCTGGCCTTATGATATCTAGCTCCCCCTTTGGAAAACAGGCAACCGCCGAATTTGCTCCTCTGCGAGATAATTTTTTGGGATTATTTTTTGTTTCAATCGGAATGCTGCTGAGTTTGGATTTTCTTGCATCAAATACGCTCCAGATATTGGCCTTTGCTCTTGGCATTTCTTTGTTAAAGTTCATATCTATCTATTTGGTCCTGTGGTTTTCTGGCCATACCTCTTCTGTTGCCTCCGTCACAGCCTTGATATTATTTCAGATTGGTGAATTTTCATTTATTCTCGCGGATCGTGGCAGGGTCCTTGGCTTAATGTCGGATAGACAGTATCAGTATTTTTTGGCTGTCTCCATCATTTCACTGATCCTCACTCCCCTACTTTATCGAATTGCGCCAAAGTTGGGGTTTCGAGACAAGCCCCTCAGCATGGTTTCTCAGCGGTTTCAGAATCTTGCAAAAAGTCTGAAAATTCATTGGATCAGGAGTTTGATTGGCAGCTCATCAACGAACCAGGAGTCTGCTCCTCAGGGTGGTCATTCGCTTATTATTGGGTTCGGAATTGCAGGACAGGAAGTTGCTTCAGCGTTAAAGTCACT from Bdellovibrionales bacterium includes these protein-coding regions:
- a CDS encoding cation:proton antiporter translates to MSDNHVIFTDLILILGSATLVATIFHSLRLPPIVGFLIAGILVGPHGLGWVKTVMRVELLTEIAGILLMFTIGLEFSLRQLRSLQRIFLSLGGGQMGMTIGVSLLVLRYGFDLSWPQSFFFSSIIALSSTAVVLKLLKEGRNLDSPFGQTSLAILLFQDFSVIPLLLTVPLLAEGGGEHLIQFDPLMIGMFLLKSMGLILFIGVCARWIVPFVLDRVVRTRSSEVFFFSVLFICGGTALLIEKIGLSLSLGAFFAGLMISSSPFGKQATAEFAPLRDNFLGLFFVSIGMLLSLDFLASNTLQILAFALGISLLKFISIYLVLWFSGHTSSVASVTALILFQIGEFSFILADRGRVLGLMSDRQYQYFLAVSIISLILTPLLYRIAPKLGFRDKPLSMVSQRFQNLAKSLKIHWIRSLIGSSSTNQESAPQGGHSLIIGFGIAGQEVASALKSLRLPYRIIEMNGTSVREGLKRGEPIFFGDGSKEEILHQGGLERAHLVILVVNSLDITEAILRTIYRIRPEIKVLVRLQYMRDLEKMDFNPNLEPVISEFETSLEILARTLRAYGADEKQIYDFTLEAQQRLKSSRNGIKESERRTIDMPAWQALANLYPMKLKSDSYAAGKTLGELDLRKRTGATLVSVFRDGLGVAVPDANFSLERNDTLYLLGTSESIKSAELLLAGEAAIT